One Nitrospinota bacterium DNA segment encodes these proteins:
- a CDS encoding ABC transporter ATP-binding protein, translating into MTEQQILCRKVGKKYGDFVALRGVDLAVNEGDFLTIFGPNGAGKTTLLKILCGITRPTSGGATVGESDAHHPEVRKRIGVISHKSYLYDNLTAFENLVFYAEMYGMENREARAAELLESVELDTRKNDLVRNFSRGMIQRLSIARALVADPAFIFLDEPFTGLDHHSAVMFQKLLSGLHRRKKTVLMITHDIPLGIAAATRAMILKGGRKVHDEPVNGMSADTFLKIYLEKVGA; encoded by the coding sequence ATGACGGAACAACAAATACTCTGCCGGAAGGTGGGGAAAAAATATGGCGACTTCGTCGCGCTGCGCGGCGTGGACCTCGCCGTCAACGAAGGGGACTTTTTAACCATTTTCGGCCCCAACGGCGCGGGGAAAACCACGCTGCTGAAAATTCTCTGCGGCATCACCCGCCCCACCTCCGGCGGCGCCACCGTGGGCGAGTCGGACGCGCACCACCCCGAAGTGCGCAAGCGGATCGGCGTCATCAGCCACAAGAGCTACCTCTACGACAACCTCACCGCGTTCGAGAACCTCGTTTTTTACGCCGAGATGTACGGCATGGAAAACAGGGAGGCGCGCGCGGCGGAACTGCTGGAAAGCGTGGAACTGGATACCCGGAAAAACGACCTCGTCCGCAATTTCAGCCGCGGCATGATACAGCGCCTTTCCATCGCCCGCGCGCTGGTGGCCGACCCCGCCTTCATCTTCCTCGACGAGCCGTTCACCGGGCTGGATCACCACAGCGCCGTGATGTTCCAAAAGCTCCTCTCCGGCCTGCACCGCCGCAAAAAAACGGTGCTGATGATAACGCACGACATCCCACTGGGCATCGCCGCCGCCACCCGCGCCATGATACTCAAGGGGGGGCGCAAGGTTCATGACGAGCCGGTGAACGGCATGAGTGCGGACACGTTCCTGAAAATCTATCTTGAAAAGGTGGGCGCATGA
- the ychF gene encoding redox-regulated ATPase YchF, translated as MGFNCGIIGLPNVGKSTLFNAITSAGAAASNFAFCTVDPNVGRVDVPDGRIEKLSEFVKPERVVYTQMEFVDIAGLVEGASKGEGLGNRFLSHIRNVDAIAHVVRCFSSADIMHVIGAVDPIRDIEVIESELMLADLEGVEKKILSLRKTAKAGKKEDAELLAKLEPIADGLQRGIMASETGGFAVQTEMPLLTAKPLMFVANIGDPSEEDGPLVQKVREYAHKRGAGFLTICAQVEAEIAELAPAERAAYRAELGLKSSSLDNMIREGYKLLNLITYFTAGVKEVRAWTVHQGAKAPEAAGVIHTDFIKHFIRAEVIAYDDYVACGGEAGAKEKGKMRVEGKEYVVHDGDVIYFRVSA; from the coding sequence ATGGGATTCAATTGCGGAATTATCGGGCTGCCCAACGTGGGGAAGTCGACCTTGTTTAACGCCATCACTTCGGCCGGCGCGGCCGCCAGCAACTTCGCCTTCTGCACCGTCGATCCCAACGTGGGGCGCGTCGACGTGCCCGACGGGCGGATAGAAAAGCTGAGTGAATTCGTCAAGCCGGAGCGGGTGGTTTACACGCAGATGGAGTTCGTCGATATCGCCGGCCTCGTGGAGGGAGCCAGCAAGGGGGAAGGGCTGGGGAACCGCTTCCTGAGCCACATCCGCAACGTGGACGCCATCGCCCATGTGGTGCGCTGTTTCTCATCGGCGGACATCATGCATGTGATCGGCGCGGTGGACCCGATACGCGACATCGAGGTGATCGAAAGCGAACTGATGCTGGCCGACCTGGAGGGGGTGGAGAAGAAAATCCTCTCCCTGCGCAAGACCGCCAAGGCGGGGAAGAAAGAAGACGCCGAACTGCTGGCGAAGCTGGAGCCGATAGCCGATGGCCTGCAACGGGGGATCATGGCGTCGGAGACCGGCGGATTCGCGGTGCAAACCGAGATGCCGCTGCTCACCGCCAAGCCGCTCATGTTCGTGGCGAATATCGGCGACCCGTCCGAAGAGGACGGCCCGCTGGTGCAAAAGGTGCGCGAATACGCGCACAAGCGCGGGGCCGGATTCCTCACCATCTGCGCGCAGGTGGAGGCGGAGATAGCCGAACTTGCCCCGGCCGAGCGCGCCGCCTACCGCGCCGAACTGGGGCTGAAATCCAGCAGCCTCGATAACATGATCCGCGAAGGGTACAAGCTGCTCAACCTCATCACCTATTTCACCGCCGGGGTGAAAGAGGTGCGCGCCTGGACGGTGCATCAGGGGGCGAAGGCCCCGGAGGCCGCCGGGGTGATACACACCGATTTCATCAAGCACTTCATCCGCGCCGAAGTGATCGCGTACGACGATTACGTGGCCTGCGGCGGCGAGGCGGGGGCGAAGGAAAAAGGGAAGATGCGCGTGGAAGGAAAAGAATACGTGGTGCATGACGGCGACGTGATCTACTTCCGCGTCAGCGCCTGA
- a CDS encoding EamA family transporter, with protein sequence MAALGAALLFGGSTPFAKQVLADTPPVLMAGLLFLGSGGGLLAVMLIRDRGWRNFRLPVKHWFWYLLSIGFGGVLAPVLLMEGLTRTGAAAASLMLNIEAVFTVLLAWFAFRENAGRRVMLGMALIVAGGLALAWPSGGIGWEGMAGTLAIAAACLCWAIDNNLTRKVSEADALFVACGKGLAAGTINTALAVTAGAAIPGLRVIGSAMLIGLFGYGISLALFVVALRGLGTARTGAYFATAPFIGAALSIAAFGDTVSGGFWIASALMGAGVWLHLTELHEHEHSHAPLEHTHRHRHDGHHSHPHDFAWDGTEPHTHPHAHGEITHAHPHFPDIHHRHPH encoded by the coding sequence ATGGCCGCGCTGGGGGCCGCGCTTCTTTTCGGCGGGAGCACCCCTTTCGCCAAGCAGGTGCTGGCCGATACGCCGCCGGTTCTTATGGCCGGACTGCTCTTCCTTGGCAGCGGCGGCGGCTTGTTGGCGGTAATGCTCATCCGCGACCGGGGGTGGCGCAACTTCCGCCTGCCGGTGAAACACTGGTTCTGGTATCTCCTCTCCATCGGCTTTGGCGGCGTGCTCGCGCCCGTGCTGCTGATGGAGGGGCTCACGCGCACGGGGGCCGCGGCGGCTTCGCTGATGCTGAACATCGAGGCGGTGTTCACGGTGCTGCTGGCGTGGTTCGCGTTCAGGGAAAACGCGGGGCGGCGCGTGATGCTGGGCATGGCGCTGATTGTGGCGGGAGGGCTTGCCCTCGCGTGGCCATCCGGCGGTATCGGGTGGGAAGGGATGGCCGGAACGCTCGCCATCGCCGCCGCCTGCCTCTGCTGGGCCATAGACAACAACCTGACCAGAAAAGTTTCCGAAGCCGATGCGCTGTTTGTGGCGTGCGGCAAAGGGTTGGCGGCGGGGACGATTAACACCGCGCTGGCCGTGACGGCCGGGGCGGCGATCCCCGGCTTACGCGTGATTGGTTCCGCGATGTTGATCGGCCTTTTCGGCTACGGCATCAGCCTTGCCTTGTTCGTTGTGGCGTTGCGCGGGCTGGGTACGGCGCGGACGGGAGCGTATTTCGCAACCGCTCCGTTCATCGGCGCGGCCCTGTCGATAGCGGCGTTCGGCGATACGGTATCCGGCGGGTTCTGGATCGCGTCGGCGCTCATGGGCGCGGGGGTGTGGCTTCACCTCACCGAGCTGCATGAACACGAGCATTCGCACGCGCCGCTGGAACACACGCACCGCCACCGGCACGACGGACACCACTCCCATCCGCACGATTTTGCCTGGGACGGCACAGAGCCGCACACGCACCCGCACGCCCACGGGGAGATCACCCACGCGCATCCCCATTTCCCGGACATCCATCACCGCCATCCGCATTGA
- a CDS encoding OmpA family protein: MKKSRFITILLAIGMVALVSACASKAKTAEGPEPAKSVEQKSQEAPKEAPPPPAAAPEEKAPPPAPVISAEETAKTSAAEEAMPAPAAPAAKTPEPLPVETHKGIDLSTFEIVHFNFDKYDILPEYRDGLTKEAEILKSSGARIVIEGHCDERGSVEYNIALGDRRANAVKKYWVSLGVDEKQLGTISYGEERPVDPGHNREAWRLNRRAQFTLAE; the protein is encoded by the coding sequence ATGAAAAAATCCCGGTTTATTACAATTTTGTTGGCGATTGGCATGGTGGCGTTGGTGTCGGCCTGTGCCAGCAAAGCGAAAACCGCTGAAGGCCCGGAACCGGCCAAGAGCGTGGAGCAAAAATCCCAAGAGGCTCCTAAGGAGGCCCCCCCGCCCCCAGCGGCCGCCCCGGAAGAAAAAGCCCCTCCCCCCGCTCCGGTCATTTCGGCCGAAGAGACAGCTAAGACCAGTGCCGCCGAGGAAGCCATGCCGGCTCCCGCCGCCCCTGCCGCAAAAACGCCCGAACCATTGCCTGTCGAGACGCATAAGGGAATCGACCTTTCAACGTTCGAGATCGTCCACTTCAATTTCGATAAATACGACATCCTTCCCGAATACCGGGATGGGCTTACCAAGGAGGCCGAAATTTTGAAAAGCAGCGGCGCACGGATCGTCATTGAAGGCCACTGCGACGAACGTGGATCGGTGGAATACAACATAGCGCTCGGTGACCGCCGCGCCAACGCGGTCAAGAAGTATTGGGTCTCCCTGGGGGTTGATGAAAAACAACTTGGCACCATCAGCTACGGCGAAGAGCGTCCGGTGGATCCCGGCCATAACCGCGAAGCATGGAGATTAAACCGCAGGGCGCAGTTCACCTTGGCGGAATAG
- the ccsA gene encoding cytochrome c biogenesis protein CcsA — MKLLEKALKLTDTALVRYGGIGAAAALIIAGAYLALVWSPEAMGETAVYRIVYFHVPTAIMAYLGFFVTFAGSFLFLWKKEMLFDRVAKVGAELGVLFCGLMLITGMIWGKQRWGAWWIWEPRLTTALILLIIYAGYLILRSTIDNQMTRARYAAVFGIVGFLDVPVVHFAIKMWGSIMHPVVIKSMAEPGMPPEMLNTLRVCLLAFGALFAALFLLRLRVENLAAEIAALRSNHED; from the coding sequence TTGAAGCTCTTAGAAAAAGCGCTAAAGCTGACTGATACCGCCCTGGTGCGGTATGGCGGCATTGGCGCGGCGGCGGCGCTCATCATCGCGGGGGCGTACCTCGCCCTCGTCTGGTCGCCGGAAGCGATGGGGGAGACCGCCGTCTACCGCATCGTCTATTTCCACGTGCCGACCGCCATCATGGCCTACCTCGGCTTCTTCGTCACCTTCGCGGGCAGCTTCCTTTTCCTTTGGAAAAAGGAGATGCTCTTCGACCGGGTGGCGAAGGTGGGCGCGGAACTGGGCGTGCTCTTCTGCGGCCTCATGCTCATCACCGGCATGATATGGGGCAAGCAGCGCTGGGGCGCGTGGTGGATATGGGAGCCGCGGCTTACCACCGCGCTGATACTGCTCATCATCTACGCCGGCTACCTTATCCTGCGGAGCACGATAGATAACCAGATGACCCGCGCGCGCTACGCGGCGGTCTTCGGCATCGTCGGGTTCCTCGACGTGCCGGTCGTCCACTTCGCCATAAAAATGTGGGGCAGCATCATGCACCCCGTGGTTATCAAGTCGATGGCCGAGCCCGGCATGCCGCCCGAAATGCTGAACACGCTGCGCGTCTGCCTGCTCGCCTTCGGCGCGCTGTTCGCGGCCCTCTTCCTCCTCCGCCTCCGGGTGGAAAACCTCGCCGCCGAAATCGCCGCCCTCCGCTCCAATCACGAAGACTGA
- a CDS encoding nucleotidyltransferase domain-containing protein — translation MMGRDDILAVLRDFKNNFAGKYGIVELGVFGSVARDEARDDSDLDICIKTKTPDAYAMVHIKEEIEKRVHKHVDIVRVREKMNPYLKERIEKEGVYV, via the coding sequence ATAATGGGAAGAGACGATATTTTAGCCGTTTTGCGCGATTTTAAAAATAATTTCGCCGGGAAATACGGCATTGTCGAGCTTGGCGTTTTCGGCTCGGTGGCCCGCGATGAAGCCAGGGATGACAGCGATCTGGACATCTGTATAAAAACAAAAACCCCCGATGCCTATGCGATGGTGCATATCAAAGAGGAAATTGAAAAGCGGGTGCATAAACATGTCGATATTGTCCGGGTCAGGGAGAAAATGAACCCCTATCTCAAAGAGCGGATAGAAAAAGAAGGGGTTTATGTTTGA
- the pyrE gene encoding orotate phosphoribosyltransferase: MTDPRDRLLTLLTEKSFLYSQEPTFKLASGKMSSFYVNCKKTTYDPEGIDLVGKAFFALAEKYAPDAVGGLTLGADPIAVATAGESFRRGLPMKAFVVRKQVKEHGTKSPIEGDLQRGDQVLILEDVITTGGSALEAIKSAREFGLSILAVIALVDRQEGGRERLEAEGLKVESVFTKDEVFTRYRALKK; encoded by the coding sequence ATGACCGATCCGCGCGACCGCCTGCTGACGCTCCTCACCGAAAAATCGTTCCTCTATTCGCAGGAGCCGACGTTCAAGCTGGCCAGCGGCAAGATGAGCAGTTTTTACGTCAACTGCAAAAAAACCACCTACGATCCTGAGGGGATAGACCTCGTGGGCAAGGCCTTCTTCGCGCTGGCCGAAAAATACGCGCCCGACGCGGTGGGCGGCCTCACGCTGGGGGCCGACCCGATAGCCGTGGCCACCGCGGGCGAAAGCTTCCGCCGCGGCCTGCCGATGAAGGCGTTCGTCGTCCGCAAGCAGGTGAAAGAACACGGCACCAAAAGCCCCATCGAAGGGGATTTGCAAAGAGGGGATCAGGTGCTGATCCTTGAAGACGTCATCACCACCGGCGGTTCCGCGCTGGAGGCCATCAAGAGCGCGCGCGAATTCGGCCTCAGCATCCTCGCCGTCATCGCCCTCGTCGACCGGCAGGAGGGGGGGCGCGAACGGCTGGAAGCCGAGGGGCTGAAAGTGGAGTCGGTCTTCACCAAAGACGAAGTGTTCACCCGCTACCGCGCATTGAAGAAGTAA
- a CDS encoding ATP phosphoribosyltransferase translates to MTEQKITVAIPRGRNMKPTIELFKRVGVDFTAALNDDRRLIFEDPNSNARAITVRDTDIPVYVENGAADIGVSGKDQLEEQDKPIYEMLDLGFGFCRLVVAEPKSLKENDDPSRWTTIRVATKFVNIAQRHFQNKGIHVEMIKLYGSIEIAPLVGLAERIVDLVSTGDTLRANGLVEVETIMPVTARLVVNRASLKMKTARITELVNAMEASLKANPIKG, encoded by the coding sequence ATGACAGAGCAAAAAATCACCGTCGCCATTCCGCGCGGGCGGAACATGAAGCCGACCATCGAACTGTTCAAGCGCGTCGGCGTCGATTTCACCGCCGCGCTGAACGACGACCGCCGCCTCATCTTTGAAGACCCCAACTCCAACGCGCGCGCCATCACCGTGCGCGACACAGACATCCCGGTCTACGTGGAAAACGGCGCGGCCGACATCGGCGTCAGCGGCAAGGACCAACTGGAAGAGCAGGACAAGCCGATTTACGAAATGCTCGACCTCGGTTTCGGCTTCTGCCGCCTCGTGGTGGCCGAGCCGAAATCGCTCAAGGAGAACGACGACCCCAGCCGCTGGACCACCATCCGCGTGGCGACGAAATTCGTGAACATCGCGCAACGCCATTTCCAGAACAAGGGCATCCACGTGGAAATGATAAAGCTCTACGGCAGCATCGAGATCGCGCCGCTGGTCGGCCTGGCCGAGCGGATCGTCGACCTGGTATCCACCGGCGACACGCTGCGGGCCAACGGCCTGGTGGAAGTGGAAACCATCATGCCGGTCACCGCGCGGCTGGTGGTGAACCGCGCATCGCTGAAAATGAAAACCGCGCGCATCACCGAACTGGTGAACGCGATGGAAGCATCCTTAAAAGCTAATCCGATAAAGGGCTGA
- a CDS encoding epoxyqueuosine reductase QueH, whose product MDAKEKYLLHVCCAPCSPHPLRTLREQYEVTLYFYNPNIHPEGEYQNRLGEVRRLAALEALPLIVDDYRPEEWLAGAAPWQDEPEKGRRCEFCIDGRLDATARLAAALGIGRFGAVLSTSSRKDVKMINRLGNKAAAMHNDLLFDAADWKKQEGAKASVRISNQLGFRRQDYCGCIFSKCGAETRRNGRAV is encoded by the coding sequence ATGGATGCCAAAGAAAAATACCTGCTGCACGTCTGTTGCGCCCCCTGTTCGCCGCATCCCCTGCGGACGCTTCGGGAACAATATGAAGTGACGCTCTACTTTTACAATCCGAACATCCACCCGGAAGGGGAATACCAAAACCGCCTGGGCGAAGTGCGGCGGCTGGCGGCGCTTGAAGCGCTGCCGCTCATCGTGGACGATTACCGCCCGGAGGAGTGGCTGGCTGGAGCCGCCCCATGGCAAGACGAACCGGAAAAGGGGCGACGGTGCGAATTCTGCATTGACGGGCGGCTTGACGCCACGGCCCGGCTGGCCGCCGCGCTTGGCATCGGCCGCTTCGGGGCGGTGCTCTCCACATCGTCGCGCAAGGATGTGAAGATGATCAACCGGCTTGGCAACAAAGCCGCCGCCATGCACAATGACCTGCTGTTCGACGCGGCGGACTGGAAAAAACAGGAAGGCGCCAAGGCATCGGTGCGGATCAGCAACCAGCTTGGTTTCCGGCGGCAGGATTATTGCGGCTGCATCTTCAGCAAATGCGGCGCGGAAACCCGCCGGAACGGCCGCGCCGTTTGA
- a CDS encoding heme exporter protein CcmB codes for MNEILRTAHAILLKDMKTEFRSREFLGHTFMFALLVIVIFNFAFKINPQNTPELASGILWIAFLFAGTLGLGRSFLIEKENDCIQGLGLSPVDRTAIFIAKFLGNLFFLAVIQIMTIPVFIVLYNLNVMEHFTLQTTVFLLGDIGFMTLGTLIAAMSVNLKAREILLPVLLLPLLVPLLIFAASATAALLTDGDPETYMGRLKLLAAYDVIFFVVSALVFEYIMDEL; via the coding sequence ATGAACGAGATACTGCGCACCGCCCACGCCATCCTGCTCAAGGATATGAAAACGGAATTCCGCTCGCGCGAGTTCCTCGGCCACACCTTCATGTTCGCCCTGCTGGTGATCGTCATCTTCAACTTCGCCTTCAAGATCAACCCGCAAAACACGCCGGAGCTGGCGTCCGGCATCCTCTGGATAGCCTTCCTCTTCGCCGGCACGCTCGGCCTGGGCCGCTCGTTCCTCATCGAAAAGGAGAACGACTGCATCCAGGGGCTGGGCCTCTCACCCGTCGACCGCACCGCCATCTTCATCGCCAAATTTTTGGGAAACCTCTTCTTCCTCGCCGTCATCCAGATAATGACCATCCCGGTCTTCATCGTGCTGTACAACCTCAACGTGATGGAGCACTTCACGCTGCAAACCACGGTCTTCCTTTTGGGGGACATCGGCTTCATGACGCTCGGCACGCTGATCGCCGCCATGTCGGTGAACCTGAAAGCGCGGGAAATCCTGCTGCCGGTGTTGCTGCTGCCGTTGCTGGTGCCGCTGTTGATTTTCGCCGCCAGCGCCACCGCCGCGCTGCTGACGGACGGCGATCCGGAGACCTATATGGGCCGCCTGAAACTGCTGGCCGCCTATGACGTGATATTTTTTGTTGTGTCGGCGCTGGTTTTTGAATATATCATGGACGAACTATGA
- a CDS encoding CinA family nicotinamide mononucleotide deamidase-related protein translates to MKQAPRNIKTAAIVTVGDELMTGLVVDTNAAAIARFLLRRGYRIAGKSSAGDALPAIIASVRAAMRRADIVVVTGGLGPTHDDLTKEALRRLFKCGVKFNPAVLRQVQSFFTRMGKPMPKINRDYADIPAAAVAVRNMMGAAPGLFFQKRVLALPGVPHETLYMLEHEAAKFIPHGGAHIAEKTFHTAGVGEVGLMAQMKELKEARKVADIAFLPGNGGVDIRLLARGNTPANAQALLKEAVALIYPAIKGNVWGMDGETIESAVGKLLRKWKKTLAVAESCTGGGIGKKITATPGSSDYFIGGIISYANRVKEKMLGVPAAIIKEHGAVSSECAEAMAEGVRNRLGADYVLAVTGVAGPDGGTKEKPIGLVYVAIAAKGWVKVRRLNLAGSRETIRERAANEALFFLREILSIRQKDKG, encoded by the coding sequence ATGAAACAGGCTCCCCGCAACATCAAAACCGCCGCCATCGTGACGGTTGGCGACGAACTCATGACCGGCCTCGTGGTGGATACCAACGCCGCCGCCATCGCCCGCTTCCTCCTCCGGCGCGGCTACCGCATCGCCGGTAAATCATCCGCGGGGGACGCCCTCCCCGCCATCATCGCATCCGTCCGCGCCGCCATGCGCCGCGCCGACATCGTGGTGGTGACCGGCGGCCTCGGCCCCACGCACGACGACCTCACCAAGGAAGCGCTCCGCCGCCTCTTCAAGTGCGGCGTGAAATTCAACCCCGCCGTGCTGCGCCAGGTGCAATCGTTTTTCACGCGCATGGGAAAGCCGATGCCCAAAATCAACCGGGACTATGCCGACATCCCCGCCGCCGCCGTCGCGGTGCGCAACATGATGGGGGCGGCCCCCGGCCTGTTCTTTCAAAAAAGGGTGCTGGCCCTGCCGGGCGTTCCGCACGAAACGCTTTACATGCTGGAACACGAAGCGGCAAAATTCATCCCCCACGGCGGTGCGCACATCGCCGAAAAAACCTTCCATACGGCGGGCGTGGGGGAAGTGGGACTGATGGCGCAAATGAAAGAATTGAAAGAAGCCCGGAAAGTGGCCGACATCGCCTTTTTGCCGGGCAACGGCGGGGTGGATATCCGCCTGCTGGCGCGGGGCAATACCCCCGCCAACGCGCAAGCCCTGCTGAAAGAGGCCGTGGCACTGATCTACCCCGCCATCAAGGGCAACGTATGGGGCATGGACGGCGAGACCATCGAAAGCGCCGTTGGAAAACTTCTGCGCAAATGGAAAAAAACGCTCGCCGTGGCGGAGAGCTGCACCGGCGGCGGCATCGGAAAAAAAATCACCGCCACTCCCGGCAGCAGCGATTATTTCATTGGCGGGATTATCAGCTACGCAAATCGGGTGAAGGAAAAAATGCTCGGCGTTCCCGCCGCAATCATCAAAGAACATGGCGCGGTGAGTTCCGAATGCGCCGAGGCGATGGCCGAAGGGGTACGCAACCGGCTGGGGGCCGATTACGTCCTTGCCGTCACCGGCGTCGCCGGGCCGGACGGCGGCACGAAAGAAAAACCGATAGGCCTCGTCTATGTGGCGATAGCCGCCAAGGGCTGGGTGAAGGTGCGCCGCCTGAATTTGGCCGGATCGCGCGAAACAATACGGGAACGGGCCGCCAACGAAGCCCTTTTTTTCCTGCGCGAAATCCTCTCCATCCGGCAAAAGGATAAGGGATAA
- a CDS encoding CcmD family protein produces MNYLFAAYGIIWLALFGYVFLIDRKTARLGEELEALRKSAKAD; encoded by the coding sequence ATGAACTACCTATTTGCCGCTTACGGAATCATCTGGCTGGCGCTGTTCGGCTATGTCTTCCTGATCGACCGGAAGACCGCCAGACTGGGCGAAGAACTTGAAGCTCTTAGAAAAAGCGCTAAAGCTGACTGA
- a CDS encoding DUF2066 domain-containing protein, producing the protein MIRGILTTLVAITLSVTLVYASPKTVETFTSTGEGDVEIVRSDYIDARISAKNMATQQALWKVIGQLLSAQEMSERFDHIQSAIAAKSADFVQKYKFAEETISPDNKTYHVALEVVFFADQVRGALENLGTAVAQRKRVVIVIDERAMDGASDTNFLMTGSMTEDRLRQAAGDAGYKGMARAEVRALGNDPQAVKAVEGDADAVRWMATQLKADYVITGTARATAGTGMLGTIRLNVYAADGSPVWSKEITESAPGGGGPERFRVIRLCADKAAVMVSELLATRK; encoded by the coding sequence ATGATACGCGGCATTTTGACAACGCTTGTGGCAATAACTCTTTCAGTTACATTGGTTTATGCTTCGCCCAAGACCGTTGAGACATTCACGTCCACCGGCGAGGGGGATGTTGAGATTGTAAGGTCCGACTATATCGATGCGCGGATCAGCGCGAAAAACATGGCCACCCAGCAAGCCTTGTGGAAGGTTATCGGGCAGCTTCTCTCCGCCCAGGAGATGTCGGAGCGCTTCGACCATATCCAGTCCGCCATCGCTGCCAAGTCGGCGGATTTTGTGCAGAAATACAAATTCGCCGAAGAAACAATTTCGCCGGACAACAAGACCTACCATGTCGCGCTGGAAGTGGTCTTTTTCGCCGACCAGGTGCGCGGCGCGCTGGAGAACCTCGGCACCGCCGTGGCGCAGCGCAAGCGGGTGGTGATCGTGATCGACGAGCGGGCGATGGATGGGGCCTCCGACACGAATTTCCTGATGACCGGCAGCATGACGGAAGACCGTTTGCGGCAGGCGGCGGGGGACGCCGGCTACAAGGGGATGGCCCGCGCCGAAGTGCGCGCGCTGGGGAATGACCCGCAGGCGGTCAAGGCGGTGGAGGGGGATGCCGATGCCGTGCGCTGGATGGCCACGCAGCTTAAGGCCGATTATGTAATTACCGGAACCGCGCGGGCCACCGCCGGCACCGGCATGTTGGGCACCATACGGCTGAACGTCTACGCCGCCGACGGCAGCCCGGTCTGGTCCAAGGAGATCACCGAAAGCGCGCCCGGCGGCGGCGGTCCCGAACGGTTCAGGGTAATCCGCCTTTGCGCCGACAAAGCCGCCGTGATGGTCTCGGAACTCCTCGCCACCCGCAAATAA
- the lpxK gene encoding tetraacyldisaccharide 4'-kinase: MSRIEPTDRGLAGALFTPLSWLYGAGVRARLALYGAGLLTSEKVEGVRVVGIGNLTVGGTGKTPVAIMLASMLEKPAIVSRGYGRASAEPVQVVNDGKGNVAPYPDAADEALVCAAALPAVPVICAPRRVEGIRAARGLFGAKTAILDDAFSHLAAARGKNILLVDALDPFGGEKLLPAGRLREPLSSARRADAVLITRANMADKDTVAGIRLRLAPLLRPDTPVFECAIAAESVVAPSGETLAADIILGGAAVTLVSGIAKPEQFEKTVKAFGADVARHHIFADHHRFTDAELEAVTGGLLLTTQKDAARMPEKQRRRFHLLTLRAAVREGAAFAAWLNINN, translated from the coding sequence ATGAGCCGCATCGAGCCGACGGACCGCGGGCTGGCGGGCGCGCTTTTCACGCCGCTGTCGTGGCTCTACGGCGCGGGGGTGCGGGCGCGCCTTGCGCTGTACGGCGCGGGGCTGCTCACCTCGGAAAAAGTGGAGGGGGTGCGCGTCGTCGGCATCGGCAACCTCACCGTGGGCGGCACCGGCAAAACGCCGGTGGCCATCATGCTGGCGTCGATGCTGGAAAAACCGGCCATCGTCAGCCGCGGGTATGGCCGCGCCAGCGCCGAGCCGGTGCAGGTGGTAAACGACGGCAAAGGGAACGTCGCCCCCTATCCCGACGCGGCGGACGAAGCGCTGGTCTGCGCCGCCGCGCTGCCCGCCGTGCCGGTGATCTGCGCGCCGCGCCGGGTGGAGGGCATCCGCGCCGCGCGCGGCCTCTTCGGCGCGAAGACGGCGATCCTCGACGACGCCTTTTCGCACCTTGCGGCGGCGCGCGGCAAAAACATATTGCTGGTGGACGCGCTCGACCCCTTTGGCGGCGAAAAGCTGCTGCCGGCCGGACGTCTGCGCGAGCCGCTTTCCTCGGCGCGGCGCGCGGACGCCGTGCTGATAACCCGCGCCAACATGGCGGATAAAGATACGGTGGCCGGCATCCGGCTGCGCCTTGCCCCTCTGCTACGGCCGGATACGCCGGTATTCGAATGCGCCATCGCCGCCGAATCCGTCGTCGCCCCGTCCGGCGAAACGCTGGCGGCGGATATAATCCTCGGCGGCGCGGCGGTGACGCTGGTCAGCGGCATAGCCAAGCCGGAACAGTTTGAAAAAACCGTCAAAGCTTTTGGAGCGGACGTTGCGCGCCACCACATCTTCGCCGATCATCACCGCTTCACCGATGCCGAACTGGAGGCCGTTACCGGCGGGCTGCTGCTCACCACGCAAAAAGACGCGGCGCGGATGCCGGAAAAACAGCGGCGGCGGTTTCACCTGCTGACGCTGCGCGCGGCGGTGCGCGAAGGGGCGGCGTTCGCCGCGTGGCTCAACATCAATAATTGA